One genomic region from Bactrocera tryoni isolate S06 chromosome 3, CSIRO_BtryS06_freeze2, whole genome shotgun sequence encodes:
- the LOC120770976 gene encoding carnitine O-palmitoyltransferase 1, liver isoform isoform X2 → MAEAHSAVAFSFAITHEGFDINYDQEVLNLVWNSGVRSWKKRIARARNGIRNGVYPAHIQSLWLITAIAMGLHFSGFAVPFDLVHRILVHLPANTVNWQVTACFGAALIVWLSICFTMRYTLKLLLMYKGWMYESRAPGSKVSLKTKVWAGVVKVLSSWNTPGLYSFQGSLPRLPVPALHDTMQRYLRSVRPLLDDENYSRMEGLAKEFESTIGKKLQWYLTLKSWWATNYVSDWWEEYVYLRGRSPLIINSNFYGTDAIFMNLTNNQAARAANVVYLLLGFRRLIERQELQPIMVQSMIPLCSWQYERTFNTVRVPGLETDRIVHYRDSNHIVVLHRGRYFKVVIYYKGRILRPCEIQIQMEEILNSKATPLPSEEHLAALTTMNRSKWAEIRNAHFARGVNRVSLNLVESAAFVLSLDDESYEFDLARPELLDKFGKTLLHGNGYNRWFDKSFTVCVGSNGRVGFNAEHTWADAAVMAHVWENLVMDDATTNGYDEAGNTKGIPEFQPPPPTRLSWDLTALQPQIEEATLDATKLINDVDLRILVHNEYGKGFMKKCRLSPDAYIQMALQLAYYRDAGRFSLTYEASMTRLFREGRTETVRPCTIESAAWVKAMEDSKTTSEERVKLLQKACDRHQLGYQDAMCGRGIDRHLFCLYVVSKYLEVDSPFLNEVLSEPWRLSTSQTPHGQTPKMDLKKHPNCISSGGGFGPVADDGYGVSYIIAGENLIFFHISAKLNCKQTDVHRFGDNICKALADIRAMFEDHFKKQGESNAKNGTASTKPNTAKLVK, encoded by the exons ATGGCTGAAGCCCATTCAGCGGTGGCATTTTCCTTCGCCATCACCCACGAAGGCTTCGACATCAACTATGACCAGGAGGTACTCAATCTCGTCTGGAATTCCGGTGTGCGTTCGTGGAAGAAACGCATAGCACGCGCACGG AACGGCATACGTAACGGTGTCTATCCGGCGCACATACAAAGCTTATGGCTCATTACGGCCATTGCCATGGGTCTGCATTTCTCTGGTTTTGCAGTGCCATTCGAtctcgtccatcgcattttGGTGCATCTACCAGCCAATACCGTTAATTGGCAAGTGACGGCGTGCTTTGGGGCAGCGCTAATTGTTTGGCTTTCCATATGTTTCACAATGCGTTACACGCTCAAATTGCTGCTAATGTACAAAGGTTGGATGTATGAGTCGCGAGCGCCGGGCAGTAAGGTGTCGTTGAAAACCAAAGTGTGGGCGGGAGTGGTTAAAGTACTCTCCAGTTGGAATACGCCCGGTCTCTACAGCTTTCAAGGTTCATTGCCAAGACTACCGGTGCCGGCGTTGCACGACACAATGCAACGGTATTTACGTTCTGTACGTCCTTTACTGGATGATGAAAATTACTCACGTATGGAGGGTTTGGCTAAGGAATTCGAGAGCACAATTGGCAAGAAATTACAATGGTATCTAACTTTGAAAAGTTGGTGGGCCACCAATTACGTTTCCGATTGGTGGGAGGAATATGTTTATCTTCGCGGACGTAGTCCTTTGATTATCAACAGCAACTTCTATGGCACTGATGCGATCTTCATGAATTTGACTAATAATCAAGCAGCGCGCGCCGCGAATgttgtgtatttgttgttgggATTCAGACGTTTGATCGAACGCCAAGAATTACAGCCG ATAATGGTGCAAAGCATGATACCGCTTTGTTCGTGGCAATATGAACGCACTTTTAATACGGTGCGCGTACCTGGTTTAGAAACTGACCGCATCGTTCATTATCGCGATTCCAATcacattgttgtgctacatagAGGACGTTACTTTAAGGTGGTCATCTATTACAAAGGTCGTATTTTGCGTCCATGTgagatacaaatacaaatggaAGAAATCTTGAACTCCAAAGCCACACCGTTGCCCAGTGAGGAACACTTGGCGGCGTTGACCACAATGAATCGTTCGAAATGGGCTGAGATACGTAATGCACATTTTGCGCGTGGCGTAAATCGCGTTTCACTTAATCTCGTAGAGTCGGCCGCCTTTGTACTGTCGTTGGATGATGAATCTTATGAATTTGATTTGGCGCGTCCTGAATTATTGGATAAATTTGGCAAAACATTATTACACGGCAACGGTTACAATCGTTGGTTCGACAAAAGCTTTACGGTGTGCGTTGGTTCCAACGGACGCGTGGGCTTTAATGCCGAACATACTTG GGCCGATGCTGCTGTAATGGCTCACGTATGGGAGAATCTTGTTATGGACGATGCGACCACCAATGG ATATGATGAGGCTGGCAACACAAAGGGAATACCCGAATTTCAGCCACCGCCACCCACACGTTTGAGTTGGGATCTCACGGCTTTGCAACCACAAATTGAAGAGGCGACACTGGACGCTACCAAGCTTATAAAT GATGTGGACTTACGCATTCTTGTACATAACGAGTATGGAAAAGGTTTCATGAAAAAGTGTCGATTATCTCCTgatgcatatatacaaatggCCTTACAATTAGCTTACTACCGTGACGCTGGTCGATTCTCATTAACCTACGAAGCATCTATGACACGCCTGTTCCGTGAGGGTCGTACAGAAACCGTGCGTCCATGTACAATCGAATCGGCGGCTTGGGTGAAAGCAATGGAAGACAGTAAAACAACA AGCGAAGAGCGCGTAAAGCTTTTACAGAAGGCATGTGATCGTCATCAGTTGGGCTATCAAGATGCCATGTGTGGACGCGGTATTGATCGGCATCTGTTTTGTCTTTACGTAGTTTCTAAATACTTAGAAGTTGACTCGCCATTCCTTAATGAGGTATTGAGCGAGCCGTGGCGCTTGTCTACCAGTCAAACACCACACGGACAAACGCCGAAAATGGATTTGAAAAAGCATCCAAACTGTATAAGCTCAGGTGGCGGTTTCGGACCGGTCGCTGACGACGGCTACGGTGTATCCTATATTATAGCGGGCGAAAACTTAATATTCTTCCACATATCAGCTAAATTAAACTGCAAACAGACG GATGTTCATCGCTTTGGTGATAATATCTGTAAAGCATTGGCCGACATACGTGCAATGTTCGAGGATCATTTTAAAAAGCAAGGAGAATCTAATGCCAAGAACGGGACTGCCTCAACGAAGCCAAATACGGCGAagttagtaaaataa
- the LOC120771167 gene encoding translin, whose product MANFVNLEVFSNYQKYIDNEQEIRENIRIKVREIEQLAKEATIQLQIIHSDLSKIDGACQAARKQIASCAGVYKQLSEIIPHGQYYRYSDHWTYITQRLVFLIAMVVYLEAGFLVKRETVAEMLGLQVSHTEGFHLDIEDYLMGILQMASELSRFATNSVTMGDYDRPLNISHFMANLNSGFRLLNLKNDGLRKRFDALKYDVKKIEEVVYDISIRGLRNETPQSTAEDIAANETASA is encoded by the exons atggcaaattttgttaatttagaAGTGTTTTCCAACTATCAAAAATATATCGACAATGAACAGGAAATTCGAGAG AATATCAGAATAAAAGTGCGAGAAATCGAGCAATTGGCCAAAGAAGCTACAATCCAACTTCAAATCATTCATTCAGATCTATCAAaga tTGATGGTGCATGCCAAGCAGCGCGCAAACAAATAGCGTCATGTGCCGGTGTCTATAAACAATTGTCAGAGATCATTCCCCATGGACAGTATTATAG atactCTGATCACTGGACATACATAACACAGCGTctagtttttttaattgcaatgGTTGTATATTTGGAAGCCGGTTTTCTGGTAAAACGCGAGACCGTAGCAGAAATGTTGGGTT tacaaGTTAGTCACACAGAAGGCTTTCACCTGGATATAGAGGACTATTTAATGGGAATTCTTCAAATGGCTTCGGAACTATCTCGTTTTGCCACCAATTCAGTAACCATGGGCGATTATGATCGCCCGCTTAATATTTCACATTTCATGGCGAATTTAAATTCAGGCTTTCGTTTACTTAATCTAAAAAATGATGGTTTGCGCAAGCGTTTCGACGCATTAAAATACGACGTAAAGAAAATCGAAGAAGTTGTTTATGATATCAGTATACGTGGTTTGCGCAACGAAACGCCACAATCCACTGCAGAAGATATAGCCGCAAATGAAACCGCCAGTGCGTAG
- the LOC120770976 gene encoding carnitine O-palmitoyltransferase 1, liver isoform isoform X1, which translates to MAEAHSAVAFSFAITHEGFDINYDQEVLNLVWNSGVRSWKKRIARARNGIRNGVYPAHIQSLWLITAIAMGLHFSGFAVPFDLVHRILVHLPANTVNWQVTACFGAALIVWLSICFTMRYTLKLLLMYKGWMYESRAPGSKVSLKTKVWAGVVKVLSSWNTPGLYSFQGSLPRLPVPALHDTMQRYLRSVRPLLDDENYSRMEGLAKEFESTIGKKLQWYLTLKSWWATNYVSDWWEEYVYLRGRSPLIINSNFYGTDAIFMNLTNNQAARAANVVYLLLGFRRLIERQELQPIMVQSMIPLCSWQYERTFNTVRVPGLETDRIVHYRDSNHIVVLHRGRYFKVVIYYKGRILRPCEIQIQMEEILNSKATPLPSEEHLAALTTMNRSKWAEIRNAHFARGVNRVSLNLVESAAFVLSLDDESYEFDLARPELLDKFGKTLLHGNGYNRWFDKSFTVCVGSNGRVGFNAEHTWADAAVMAHVWENLVMDDATTNGADAPVMGHLWEYIFGDDIYGYDEAGNTKGIPEFQPPPPTRLSWDLTALQPQIEEATLDATKLINDVDLRILVHNEYGKGFMKKCRLSPDAYIQMALQLAYYRDAGRFSLTYEASMTRLFREGRTETVRPCTIESAAWVKAMEDSKTTSEERVKLLQKACDRHQLGYQDAMCGRGIDRHLFCLYVVSKYLEVDSPFLNEVLSEPWRLSTSQTPHGQTPKMDLKKHPNCISSGGGFGPVADDGYGVSYIIAGENLIFFHISAKLNCKQTDVHRFGDNICKALADIRAMFEDHFKKQGESNAKNGTASTKPNTAKLVK; encoded by the exons ATGGCTGAAGCCCATTCAGCGGTGGCATTTTCCTTCGCCATCACCCACGAAGGCTTCGACATCAACTATGACCAGGAGGTACTCAATCTCGTCTGGAATTCCGGTGTGCGTTCGTGGAAGAAACGCATAGCACGCGCACGG AACGGCATACGTAACGGTGTCTATCCGGCGCACATACAAAGCTTATGGCTCATTACGGCCATTGCCATGGGTCTGCATTTCTCTGGTTTTGCAGTGCCATTCGAtctcgtccatcgcattttGGTGCATCTACCAGCCAATACCGTTAATTGGCAAGTGACGGCGTGCTTTGGGGCAGCGCTAATTGTTTGGCTTTCCATATGTTTCACAATGCGTTACACGCTCAAATTGCTGCTAATGTACAAAGGTTGGATGTATGAGTCGCGAGCGCCGGGCAGTAAGGTGTCGTTGAAAACCAAAGTGTGGGCGGGAGTGGTTAAAGTACTCTCCAGTTGGAATACGCCCGGTCTCTACAGCTTTCAAGGTTCATTGCCAAGACTACCGGTGCCGGCGTTGCACGACACAATGCAACGGTATTTACGTTCTGTACGTCCTTTACTGGATGATGAAAATTACTCACGTATGGAGGGTTTGGCTAAGGAATTCGAGAGCACAATTGGCAAGAAATTACAATGGTATCTAACTTTGAAAAGTTGGTGGGCCACCAATTACGTTTCCGATTGGTGGGAGGAATATGTTTATCTTCGCGGACGTAGTCCTTTGATTATCAACAGCAACTTCTATGGCACTGATGCGATCTTCATGAATTTGACTAATAATCAAGCAGCGCGCGCCGCGAATgttgtgtatttgttgttgggATTCAGACGTTTGATCGAACGCCAAGAATTACAGCCG ATAATGGTGCAAAGCATGATACCGCTTTGTTCGTGGCAATATGAACGCACTTTTAATACGGTGCGCGTACCTGGTTTAGAAACTGACCGCATCGTTCATTATCGCGATTCCAATcacattgttgtgctacatagAGGACGTTACTTTAAGGTGGTCATCTATTACAAAGGTCGTATTTTGCGTCCATGTgagatacaaatacaaatggaAGAAATCTTGAACTCCAAAGCCACACCGTTGCCCAGTGAGGAACACTTGGCGGCGTTGACCACAATGAATCGTTCGAAATGGGCTGAGATACGTAATGCACATTTTGCGCGTGGCGTAAATCGCGTTTCACTTAATCTCGTAGAGTCGGCCGCCTTTGTACTGTCGTTGGATGATGAATCTTATGAATTTGATTTGGCGCGTCCTGAATTATTGGATAAATTTGGCAAAACATTATTACACGGCAACGGTTACAATCGTTGGTTCGACAAAAGCTTTACGGTGTGCGTTGGTTCCAACGGACGCGTGGGCTTTAATGCCGAACATACTTG GGCCGATGCTGCTGTAATGGCTCACGTATGGGAGAATCTTGTTATGGACGATGCGACCACCAATGG GGCTGATGCACCGGTTATGGGTCATCTTTGGGAATATATTTTCGGTGATGATATTTATGG ATATGATGAGGCTGGCAACACAAAGGGAATACCCGAATTTCAGCCACCGCCACCCACACGTTTGAGTTGGGATCTCACGGCTTTGCAACCACAAATTGAAGAGGCGACACTGGACGCTACCAAGCTTATAAAT GATGTGGACTTACGCATTCTTGTACATAACGAGTATGGAAAAGGTTTCATGAAAAAGTGTCGATTATCTCCTgatgcatatatacaaatggCCTTACAATTAGCTTACTACCGTGACGCTGGTCGATTCTCATTAACCTACGAAGCATCTATGACACGCCTGTTCCGTGAGGGTCGTACAGAAACCGTGCGTCCATGTACAATCGAATCGGCGGCTTGGGTGAAAGCAATGGAAGACAGTAAAACAACA AGCGAAGAGCGCGTAAAGCTTTTACAGAAGGCATGTGATCGTCATCAGTTGGGCTATCAAGATGCCATGTGTGGACGCGGTATTGATCGGCATCTGTTTTGTCTTTACGTAGTTTCTAAATACTTAGAAGTTGACTCGCCATTCCTTAATGAGGTATTGAGCGAGCCGTGGCGCTTGTCTACCAGTCAAACACCACACGGACAAACGCCGAAAATGGATTTGAAAAAGCATCCAAACTGTATAAGCTCAGGTGGCGGTTTCGGACCGGTCGCTGACGACGGCTACGGTGTATCCTATATTATAGCGGGCGAAAACTTAATATTCTTCCACATATCAGCTAAATTAAACTGCAAACAGACG GATGTTCATCGCTTTGGTGATAATATCTGTAAAGCATTGGCCGACATACGTGCAATGTTCGAGGATCATTTTAAAAAGCAAGGAGAATCTAATGCCAAGAACGGGACTGCCTCAACGAAGCCAAATACGGCGAagttagtaaaataa
- the LOC120770976 gene encoding carnitine O-palmitoyltransferase 1, liver isoform isoform X3 → MAEAHSAVAFSFAITHEGFDINYDQEVLNLVWNSGVRSWKKRIARARNGIRNGVYPAHIQSLWLITAIAMGLHFSGFAVPFDLVHRILVHLPANTVNWQVTACFGAALIVWLSICFTMRYTLKLLLMYKGWMYESRAPGSKVSLKTKVWAGVVKVLSSWNTPGLYSFQGSLPRLPVPALHDTMQRYLRSVRPLLDDENYSRMEGLAKEFESTIGKKLQWYLTLKSWWATNYVSDWWEEYVYLRGRSPLIINSNFYGTDAIFMNLTNNQAARAANVVYLLLGFRRLIERQELQPIMVQSMIPLCSWQYERTFNTVRVPGLETDRIVHYRDSNHIVVLHRGRYFKVVIYYKGRILRPCEIQIQMEEILNSKATPLPSEEHLAALTTMNRSKWAEIRNAHFARGVNRVSLNLVESAAFVLSLDDESYEFDLARPELLDKFGKTLLHGNGYNRWFDKSFTVCVGSNGRVGFNAEHTWADAPVMGHLWEYIFGDDIYGYDEAGNTKGIPEFQPPPPTRLSWDLTALQPQIEEATLDATKLINDVDLRILVHNEYGKGFMKKCRLSPDAYIQMALQLAYYRDAGRFSLTYEASMTRLFREGRTETVRPCTIESAAWVKAMEDSKTTSEERVKLLQKACDRHQLGYQDAMCGRGIDRHLFCLYVVSKYLEVDSPFLNEVLSEPWRLSTSQTPHGQTPKMDLKKHPNCISSGGGFGPVADDGYGVSYIIAGENLIFFHISAKLNCKQTDVHRFGDNICKALADIRAMFEDHFKKQGESNAKNGTASTKPNTAKLVK, encoded by the exons ATGGCTGAAGCCCATTCAGCGGTGGCATTTTCCTTCGCCATCACCCACGAAGGCTTCGACATCAACTATGACCAGGAGGTACTCAATCTCGTCTGGAATTCCGGTGTGCGTTCGTGGAAGAAACGCATAGCACGCGCACGG AACGGCATACGTAACGGTGTCTATCCGGCGCACATACAAAGCTTATGGCTCATTACGGCCATTGCCATGGGTCTGCATTTCTCTGGTTTTGCAGTGCCATTCGAtctcgtccatcgcattttGGTGCATCTACCAGCCAATACCGTTAATTGGCAAGTGACGGCGTGCTTTGGGGCAGCGCTAATTGTTTGGCTTTCCATATGTTTCACAATGCGTTACACGCTCAAATTGCTGCTAATGTACAAAGGTTGGATGTATGAGTCGCGAGCGCCGGGCAGTAAGGTGTCGTTGAAAACCAAAGTGTGGGCGGGAGTGGTTAAAGTACTCTCCAGTTGGAATACGCCCGGTCTCTACAGCTTTCAAGGTTCATTGCCAAGACTACCGGTGCCGGCGTTGCACGACACAATGCAACGGTATTTACGTTCTGTACGTCCTTTACTGGATGATGAAAATTACTCACGTATGGAGGGTTTGGCTAAGGAATTCGAGAGCACAATTGGCAAGAAATTACAATGGTATCTAACTTTGAAAAGTTGGTGGGCCACCAATTACGTTTCCGATTGGTGGGAGGAATATGTTTATCTTCGCGGACGTAGTCCTTTGATTATCAACAGCAACTTCTATGGCACTGATGCGATCTTCATGAATTTGACTAATAATCAAGCAGCGCGCGCCGCGAATgttgtgtatttgttgttgggATTCAGACGTTTGATCGAACGCCAAGAATTACAGCCG ATAATGGTGCAAAGCATGATACCGCTTTGTTCGTGGCAATATGAACGCACTTTTAATACGGTGCGCGTACCTGGTTTAGAAACTGACCGCATCGTTCATTATCGCGATTCCAATcacattgttgtgctacatagAGGACGTTACTTTAAGGTGGTCATCTATTACAAAGGTCGTATTTTGCGTCCATGTgagatacaaatacaaatggaAGAAATCTTGAACTCCAAAGCCACACCGTTGCCCAGTGAGGAACACTTGGCGGCGTTGACCACAATGAATCGTTCGAAATGGGCTGAGATACGTAATGCACATTTTGCGCGTGGCGTAAATCGCGTTTCACTTAATCTCGTAGAGTCGGCCGCCTTTGTACTGTCGTTGGATGATGAATCTTATGAATTTGATTTGGCGCGTCCTGAATTATTGGATAAATTTGGCAAAACATTATTACACGGCAACGGTTACAATCGTTGGTTCGACAAAAGCTTTACGGTGTGCGTTGGTTCCAACGGACGCGTGGGCTTTAATGCCGAACATACTTG GGCTGATGCACCGGTTATGGGTCATCTTTGGGAATATATTTTCGGTGATGATATTTATGG ATATGATGAGGCTGGCAACACAAAGGGAATACCCGAATTTCAGCCACCGCCACCCACACGTTTGAGTTGGGATCTCACGGCTTTGCAACCACAAATTGAAGAGGCGACACTGGACGCTACCAAGCTTATAAAT GATGTGGACTTACGCATTCTTGTACATAACGAGTATGGAAAAGGTTTCATGAAAAAGTGTCGATTATCTCCTgatgcatatatacaaatggCCTTACAATTAGCTTACTACCGTGACGCTGGTCGATTCTCATTAACCTACGAAGCATCTATGACACGCCTGTTCCGTGAGGGTCGTACAGAAACCGTGCGTCCATGTACAATCGAATCGGCGGCTTGGGTGAAAGCAATGGAAGACAGTAAAACAACA AGCGAAGAGCGCGTAAAGCTTTTACAGAAGGCATGTGATCGTCATCAGTTGGGCTATCAAGATGCCATGTGTGGACGCGGTATTGATCGGCATCTGTTTTGTCTTTACGTAGTTTCTAAATACTTAGAAGTTGACTCGCCATTCCTTAATGAGGTATTGAGCGAGCCGTGGCGCTTGTCTACCAGTCAAACACCACACGGACAAACGCCGAAAATGGATTTGAAAAAGCATCCAAACTGTATAAGCTCAGGTGGCGGTTTCGGACCGGTCGCTGACGACGGCTACGGTGTATCCTATATTATAGCGGGCGAAAACTTAATATTCTTCCACATATCAGCTAAATTAAACTGCAAACAGACG GATGTTCATCGCTTTGGTGATAATATCTGTAAAGCATTGGCCGACATACGTGCAATGTTCGAGGATCATTTTAAAAAGCAAGGAGAATCTAATGCCAAGAACGGGACTGCCTCAACGAAGCCAAATACGGCGAagttagtaaaataa
- the LOC120772766 gene encoding peflin, with translation MSYGGYPGGYNPYSAPPGAFPPQNAQVSPQAQQWFNMVDRDRSGKINSSELKAALVNGRGENFSDNACKLMISMFDKDASGTIDIYEFEKLYEYINQWLMVFKTYDRDSSGHIDENELTQAFSQMGFRFTPEFINFLVKKSDPRDHKEVSVDQFIVLCVQIQRFTESFRQRDTQQNGTITIGFEDFLSIAIGCSY, from the exons ATGTCTTACGGC GGTTATCCTGGTGGCTACAATCCTTACTCTGCACCTCCCGGTGCCTTTCCGCCACAAAACGCCCAAGTCTCGCCACAGGCACAGCAATGGTTCAATATGGTCGATCGCGATCGTTCCGGAAAAATAAATTCCAGTGAACTGAAAGCAGCATTGGTGAATGGACGTGGTGAAAACTTTTCAGATAATGCTTGCAAGTTAATGATta GCATGTTCGATAAGGACGCTAGCGGTACAATTGACATTTACGAATTCGAAAAGCTTTATGAGTACATAAACCAGTGGTTAATGGTATTTAAAACCTACGATCGGGATAGCAGCGGTCACATAGATGAAAACGAACTAACTCAAG CATTCTCGCAAATGGGCTTTAGATTCACGCCAGAATTCATCAACTTTCTGGTTAAAAAGAGCGATCCAAGAGATCATAAAGAAGTGTCTGTGGATCAATTTATTGTTCTGTGTGTGCAAATTCAACGCTTTACCGAGTCATTTAGACAACGAGACACTCAACAAAATGGCACGATAACAATCGGATTTGAGGATTTCCTTAGTATTGCTATTGGATGTTCCTattga